In a genomic window of Methylovirgula sp. 4M-Z18:
- a CDS encoding nitrate reductase subunit alpha — protein sequence MSQFLDRLTFFRKTVGSFSDGHGTITNEDRSWEDGYRKRWQHDKIVRSTHGVNCTGSCSWKIYVKGGIVTWETQQTDYPRTRPDLPNHEPRGCARGASYSWYLYSGARVKYPMIRGRLLKLWRAARATMPPVAAWASIVEDADKRRSYIAIRGHGGFVRATWDEVNELIAAANAYTAKAHGPDRVIGFSPIPAMSMVSYAAGSRYLSLMGGVCMSFYDWYCDLPPASPQTWGEQTDVPESADWYNAGFIIVWGSNVPQTRTPDAHFYTEVRYKGTKSAVVSPDYAEATKFADIWLNPKQGTDAALALAMGHVILREYYLDRTVPYFDDYARKYTDLPFLVRLTERDGRLVPERLLRASEIAGGLGETNNPEWKTVAIDEGTDALVAPRGSIGYRWGESAKWNLEEKDGEGHDLRLKLTLAGEGAEIASIDFPYFGGRATEHFVATGHGEILARRLPIRRIKLNDGEEVAVATVHDLMMANYGLDRGFGGDHVAKSYDADVPFTPAWAERITGVNRDAMITVAREFATNAEKTKGRSMVILGAGVNHWYHMDMTYRGIINLLVFCGTIGQSGGGWSHYVGQEKLRPQTGWTPLAFGLDWNRPPRHMNSTSFFYAHTDQWRYETLTAAEILSPTAPDGDWNKSFIDYNVRAERMGWLPSAPQLKQNPLTIATKARAAGLEPKDYVAKALKSGELELSCHDPDDPASWPRNMFVWRSNLLGSSGKGHEYFLKHLLGTTHGVMGKDLGAEGEVRNTEVVWHETAPQGKLDLLVTLDFRMSTTCVYSDIVLPTATWYEKNDLNTSDMHPFIHPLSAAVDPAWESRSDWEIYKGLAKAFSEVSPEVLGVEQDVVLTPIQHDSPAEMAQALDVKDWKLSEIEPIPGKTMPSVTLVTRDYPNLYAQFTALGPLMTKVGNGGKGIAWNTRHEVEALGALNGLRLEGAAKGLPKIETDIDAAEVILMLAPETNGEVAIKAWEALSEITGREHAHLALPKEDEKIRFRDIQAQPRKIISSPTWSGIESEKVCYNAGYTNVHELIPWRTLTGRQQLYQDHLWMRAFGEGLVTWKPPVDLKTVPGMKDVRPNGHKEIVLNFITPHQKWGIHSTYTDNLLMLTLNRGGPVVWISETDAKVAGLVDNDWVEVFNINGALTARAVVSQRIKPGMMLMYHAQEKIVNTPGSEMTGNRGGIHNSVTRTVLKPTHMIGGYAQQSYGFNYYGTVGSNRDEFIIVRKMANVDWLEGPLVSEAPKEAAE from the coding sequence ATGTCGCAATTTCTCGACCGCCTTACCTTCTTCCGCAAGACCGTCGGTAGTTTCTCAGACGGCCACGGCACCATCACCAACGAGGACCGCTCCTGGGAGGACGGCTACCGCAAGCGTTGGCAGCACGACAAGATCGTGCGCTCCACGCACGGCGTGAACTGCACCGGCTCCTGCTCTTGGAAAATCTACGTCAAGGGCGGCATCGTCACGTGGGAGACGCAGCAGACCGACTATCCGCGCACGCGACCCGATCTGCCCAACCACGAGCCTCGCGGTTGCGCACGCGGCGCCTCCTATAGTTGGTATCTCTATTCCGGCGCACGGGTGAAATACCCGATGATCCGCGGGCGGCTGCTGAAGCTGTGGCGCGCCGCGCGCGCCACGATGCCGCCCGTCGCGGCCTGGGCCTCGATCGTCGAGGATGCGGACAAGCGGCGATCCTACATCGCGATCCGCGGTCACGGTGGTTTCGTTCGCGCCACCTGGGACGAAGTGAACGAACTCATCGCGGCTGCCAATGCGTACACGGCGAAGGCCCATGGCCCCGATCGTGTCATCGGCTTCTCGCCGATTCCGGCCATGTCAATGGTCTCCTACGCGGCGGGCTCTCGATATCTGTCGCTGATGGGCGGTGTGTGCATGTCATTCTACGACTGGTATTGCGACCTGCCTCCGGCGAGCCCCCAAACCTGGGGCGAGCAGACCGACGTTCCCGAAAGCGCCGATTGGTACAATGCCGGCTTCATCATCGTCTGGGGCTCCAACGTGCCGCAGACGCGGACACCCGACGCGCATTTTTATACCGAGGTTCGCTATAAGGGCACCAAGAGCGCAGTTGTCAGCCCAGACTATGCCGAGGCGACCAAGTTCGCCGATATCTGGCTCAACCCGAAACAGGGCACGGATGCGGCACTGGCTTTGGCTATGGGCCACGTCATCCTTCGCGAGTATTACCTTGATCGAACGGTTCCTTATTTCGACGATTACGCGCGCAAATATACCGACCTGCCTTTCCTGGTCCGCCTGACCGAGCGCGATGGTCGGCTCGTTCCCGAGCGGCTTCTGCGCGCCTCCGAGATCGCCGGAGGTTTAGGCGAAACCAACAACCCGGAGTGGAAGACGGTCGCGATCGATGAGGGTACGGATGCCCTCGTCGCACCGCGCGGCTCGATCGGCTATCGCTGGGGCGAGAGTGCCAAGTGGAATCTCGAGGAGAAGGATGGCGAGGGCCATGACCTTCGCCTCAAACTAACGCTTGCAGGCGAGGGCGCAGAGATCGCCTCCATCGATTTTCCGTACTTTGGTGGCCGTGCCACCGAGCATTTCGTCGCGACTGGCCACGGAGAAATCCTCGCGCGTCGCCTGCCGATCCGCCGCATCAAGTTGAACGACGGTGAGGAGGTAGCCGTCGCCACCGTGCATGATCTGATGATGGCCAATTATGGCCTCGACCGTGGTTTCGGCGGCGATCACGTGGCCAAGAGCTACGATGCGGACGTGCCATTCACACCCGCTTGGGCAGAGCGTATCACCGGCGTAAACCGCGATGCGATGATCACGGTTGCGCGTGAATTCGCCACCAACGCGGAGAAGACCAAAGGCCGTTCGATGGTGATTCTCGGCGCTGGTGTGAACCACTGGTACCACATGGACATGACGTACCGGGGGATCATCAATCTCCTGGTCTTCTGCGGCACTATCGGCCAGTCGGGTGGAGGCTGGTCACATTACGTGGGACAGGAAAAACTACGGCCGCAGACAGGCTGGACGCCGCTGGCCTTCGGGCTCGACTGGAACCGTCCGCCGCGGCACATGAATTCCACGTCGTTCTTCTACGCCCATACAGACCAATGGCGCTACGAGACGCTGACCGCTGCCGAAATACTGTCGCCCACCGCACCAGATGGCGACTGGAACAAGAGCTTCATCGACTACAATGTTCGCGCCGAGCGCATGGGCTGGCTGCCATCTGCGCCTCAACTCAAGCAGAACCCGTTGACGATCGCGACCAAGGCCAGGGCAGCTGGTCTCGAGCCAAAGGATTATGTCGCCAAGGCGCTGAAATCCGGCGAGCTGGAGCTCTCCTGCCATGATCCCGACGATCCGGCCAGCTGGCCGCGCAACATGTTCGTCTGGCGCTCGAACCTGCTCGGTTCATCCGGCAAAGGACACGAGTATTTTCTCAAGCATCTGCTCGGCACAACCCATGGCGTGATGGGCAAGGATCTCGGTGCAGAAGGAGAGGTCCGCAACACCGAGGTCGTGTGGCACGAGACCGCGCCGCAGGGGAAACTCGATCTGCTTGTCACGCTGGACTTTCGCATGTCGACCACGTGCGTCTACTCCGATATCGTGCTGCCGACGGCCACTTGGTACGAGAAGAACGACCTCAACACGTCCGACATGCATCCTTTCATCCACCCGCTGTCCGCGGCGGTGGATCCGGCTTGGGAGTCGCGGTCCGATTGGGAGATCTACAAGGGGCTTGCCAAGGCGTTCTCGGAAGTTTCACCCGAAGTGTTGGGCGTCGAGCAGGATGTAGTTCTCACCCCCATCCAGCATGACAGCCCCGCCGAGATGGCCCAGGCCCTTGACGTGAAGGACTGGAAACTCAGCGAAATTGAGCCCATTCCCGGCAAGACCATGCCGTCGGTCACGCTCGTCACCCGTGACTATCCCAATCTCTACGCCCAGTTCACGGCGCTGGGCCCCCTGATGACGAAAGTCGGAAACGGGGGCAAGGGAATTGCCTGGAACACCAGGCACGAGGTCGAGGCGCTTGGCGCATTGAACGGTCTGCGTCTTGAAGGTGCGGCCAAGGGCTTGCCGAAGATCGAGACCGATATCGACGCAGCCGAGGTTATCCTCATGCTGGCGCCCGAGACCAATGGCGAGGTGGCGATCAAGGCGTGGGAAGCCTTGTCGGAGATCACCGGCCGTGAGCATGCCCACCTTGCCTTGCCGAAGGAAGACGAGAAGATCCGCTTCCGTGATATCCAGGCCCAGCCACGCAAGATCATTTCTTCGCCGACCTGGTCTGGCATCGAGAGCGAGAAGGTCTGCTACAACGCCGGTTACACCAATGTCCATGAATTGATCCCGTGGCGCACGCTGACCGGCCGCCAGCAGCTCTACCAAGATCACCTGTGGATGCGTGCCTTTGGCGAGGGGCTCGTCACCTGGAAGCCACCCGTTGATCTGAAGACGGTCCCCGGCATGAAGGACGTGCGCCCCAACGGGCACAAGGAGATCGTCCTCAACTTCATCACGCCGCACCAGAAGTGGGGCATCCATTCGACCTACACCGACAACCTGCTGATGCTCACGCTCAATCGCGGCGGCCCGGTGGTGTGGATCTCCGAGACCGATGCGAAGGTCGCCGGCCTCGTCGACAATGATTGGGTCGAGGTCTTCAACATAAATGGCGCGCTGACTGCCCGCGCCGTCGTCTCCCAGCGTATCAAGCCGGGCATGATGCTGATGTATCACGCCCAGGAGAAGATCGTGAACACGCCGGGGTCGGAGATGACCGGCAATCGAGGCGGCATCCACAACTCGGTGACGCGCACGGTTCTCAAGCCCACCCATATGATCGGCGGCTACGCCCAGCAGTCATACGGCTTCAACTACTACGGAACCGTAGGTTCCAATCGCGATGAATTCATCATCGTTCGCAAGATGGCCAATGTCGACTGGCTCGAAGGGCCGCTCGTGTCTGAAGCGCCGAAGGAGGCTGCAGAATGA
- a CDS encoding nitrate/nitrite transporter: protein MQPTVYPKSGQILGASTAAFTVCFAVWTIFSIIGIRIRQELGLSETQFGLLVGTPILTGSLIRVVLGIWTDIYGGRIVFTANMLAAAVATFLLSYAHTYPQMLLAALGVGIAGGSFAVGVAYVSRWYPAEKQGTALGIFGAGNVGAAVTKFLAPFVLVAFGWQVVAQVWAASLVLMAGVFWFTTRDDPIIVERRRSGIKPKSAWLELEPLKNVQVWRFALYYFFVFGSFVALALWLPQYLINVYGLDIKTAGMIAAFFSVPASLFRAYGGHLSDSFGARRVLYWTFLVSVVATFVLSYPPTDYVVHGTKGATSFHLEMSLLGFIVTIFVLGFFMALGKAAVYKHIPVYYPNHVGAVGGLVGMIGGLGGFLLPILFGILLDLTGLWTSCFMALFILVTGALLWMHIAIRQMERGMVGEALTKLPPFPEMQGMPKPAVVPYKGGTLTDWRPEDPAFWAQKGRRIARRNLWLSIPALLLSFAIWQVWSVVVAKLPLVGFTFTTDQLFWLAALPGISGATLRIFYSFMVPIFGGRLWTTLTTWSLIIPAVGIGYAVQNPDTPYVVLLILALLCGFGGGNFASSMANISFFFPKAEKGNALALNAGLGNLGVSVVQFIVPLVITAGVFGWLGGDPVMAKGTPGTAPLWLQNAGFVFVPFIAVSAFAAWFGMNDIASAKASFAEQAVIFERKHNWIMCWLYTGTFGSFIGYSAGFPLLSKMLFPDVNALQFAFLGPLVGALSRSGTGWLADKYGGARVTFWTFVLMMVGVGGVLYFIGIKDQAGAFIGFFAAFLVLFFATGVGNASTFQMIPVIMANEMGRLMPGADAETRRRQAEKESAAITGFTSAIAAFGAFFIPKSYGTSIALTGGPEAALWGFLLFYMSCLAVTWAVYTRKGGLLHDIERAKRGATVHSAAAK from the coding sequence ATGCAACCGACCGTGTATCCGAAATCCGGTCAGATTCTAGGCGCGAGTACGGCGGCGTTCACGGTCTGCTTCGCAGTCTGGACCATCTTTTCCATCATAGGAATTCGCATTCGCCAGGAACTCGGCCTCAGCGAGACGCAGTTCGGCTTGCTTGTCGGCACGCCAATACTCACCGGCTCTTTGATAAGGGTAGTGCTGGGTATATGGACGGACATTTATGGCGGGCGGATCGTCTTCACGGCCAACATGTTGGCCGCGGCGGTTGCGACATTTCTACTGTCCTATGCCCATACCTATCCTCAGATGCTGCTGGCCGCACTTGGCGTTGGAATAGCCGGAGGCTCCTTTGCCGTCGGTGTCGCCTATGTATCGCGCTGGTATCCGGCAGAAAAACAGGGAACGGCACTCGGCATCTTCGGCGCGGGCAACGTTGGCGCCGCGGTCACCAAATTCCTCGCTCCATTCGTGCTCGTTGCTTTCGGGTGGCAAGTTGTGGCGCAGGTCTGGGCGGCGAGCCTCGTCCTCATGGCTGGCGTATTCTGGTTCACGACACGTGATGACCCGATCATCGTCGAACGCAGGCGGTCGGGGATCAAGCCAAAAAGCGCCTGGCTCGAACTCGAACCGCTGAAGAACGTGCAGGTCTGGCGCTTTGCGCTCTACTATTTCTTCGTCTTTGGCTCCTTTGTCGCGCTCGCGCTGTGGCTGCCCCAATATCTCATCAACGTCTACGGGCTCGATATCAAGACCGCAGGCATGATCGCAGCCTTCTTCTCGGTGCCGGCAAGTCTCTTTCGCGCCTATGGCGGGCACCTCTCGGACAGCTTTGGCGCACGGCGCGTGCTCTACTGGACCTTTCTCGTTTCCGTCGTGGCAACCTTCGTCCTGTCCTATCCGCCAACCGATTACGTGGTCCATGGCACGAAGGGCGCGACCTCCTTCCATCTTGAGATGAGCTTGCTTGGCTTCATTGTTACGATCTTCGTGCTCGGCTTCTTCATGGCTCTGGGCAAGGCTGCCGTCTACAAGCACATCCCGGTCTATTATCCCAACCATGTCGGTGCGGTCGGCGGCCTCGTGGGGATGATTGGCGGCCTTGGCGGCTTCCTGCTGCCGATCCTTTTCGGCATCCTGCTCGATCTCACCGGTCTATGGACGAGTTGCTTCATGGCGCTCTTTATCCTGGTCACCGGTGCGCTCCTTTGGATGCACATTGCCATCCGCCAGATGGAGCGCGGAATGGTCGGCGAAGCGCTTACCAAGCTCCCGCCATTCCCCGAGATGCAGGGCATGCCCAAACCCGCGGTGGTTCCGTACAAAGGTGGCACTCTCACCGACTGGCGCCCAGAGGATCCCGCGTTCTGGGCGCAGAAGGGGCGCCGCATCGCCCGGCGTAACCTATGGCTTTCGATCCCGGCGTTGCTGCTGTCCTTTGCCATCTGGCAGGTATGGTCGGTCGTCGTCGCCAAACTCCCGCTCGTGGGCTTTACCTTCACCACCGATCAGCTCTTTTGGCTCGCCGCTCTGCCCGGCATCTCGGGTGCGACGCTCCGCATCTTCTATTCCTTCATGGTACCGATTTTCGGCGGCAGGCTCTGGACAACCCTCACGACTTGGTCGCTCATCATTCCGGCGGTCGGCATCGGCTATGCCGTGCAGAACCCTGACACACCCTATGTCGTGTTGCTGATCCTTGCGCTGCTTTGCGGCTTCGGTGGCGGCAACTTCGCCTCGTCCATGGCCAATATTTCTTTCTTCTTCCCAAAGGCGGAAAAAGGCAACGCGCTCGCGCTCAACGCCGGTCTCGGCAATCTCGGTGTCAGTGTCGTTCAGTTCATCGTACCCCTCGTGATCACCGCAGGCGTGTTTGGCTGGCTCGGCGGCGATCCGGTCATGGCCAAGGGAACGCCGGGAACTGCGCCGCTCTGGTTGCAGAACGCGGGTTTCGTTTTCGTGCCGTTCATTGCTGTCTCCGCCTTCGCGGCCTGGTTCGGTATGAACGATATCGCCTCCGCCAAGGCATCATTTGCCGAACAGGCGGTCATTTTTGAGCGCAAGCACAATTGGATCATGTGCTGGCTCTATACCGGTACGTTCGGGTCGTTCATCGGCTACTCCGCCGGCTTTCCGCTCCTGTCCAAGATGCTGTTCCCCGACGTGAACGCGCTTCAGTTCGCCTTCCTCGGGCCGCTTGTCGGCGCCCTGTCACGCTCGGGTACCGGCTGGCTCGCGGACAAATACGGCGGCGCGCGCGTTACCTTCTGGACCTTCGTGCTGATGATGGTGGGCGTCGGGGGCGTGCTCTACTTCATTGGCATCAAAGATCAGGCCGGCGCATTCATCGGTTTCTTCGCTGCCTTCCTGGTGTTGTTCTTTGCCACTGGCGTTGGCAACGCCTCGACCTTCCAAATGATCCCCGTGATCATGGCGAACGAGATGGGTCGCCTGATGCCTGGAGCCGATGCGGAAACGCGTCGGCGGCAAGCGGAAAAGGAATCCGCCGCCATCACCGGCTTTACCTCGGCGATCGCGGCCTTCGGCGCCTTCTTCATCCCGAAGAGCTACGGCACGTCAATCGCCCTCACGGGTGGGCCGGAAGCGGCGCTTTGGGGCTTCCTGCTCTTCTACATGAGCTGCCTTGCCGTGACCTGGGCTGTCTACACCCGCAAGGGCGGCCTTCTCCACGATATCGAGCGTGCCAAACGCGGCGCGACCGTCCATTCGGCTGCGGCTAAATAA